One genomic region from SAR92 clade bacterium H455 encodes:
- a CDS encoding MmoB/DmpM family protein — translation MSRVQIAFQDNDESRYIVAAIEQDNTTAVVHYEPAMIRVENEGSLIINRDTVSEQIGMEWDVQSLHINLITLTGHIDEDDDYFKIMWNN, via the coding sequence ATGTCACGAGTACAAATTGCTTTTCAGGATAACGACGAGTCTCGCTATATCGTTGCCGCGATTGAGCAAGACAACACGACCGCAGTAGTGCATTACGAGCCAGCAATGATCCGAGTAGAGAATGAAGGATCACTGATCATCAATCGTGACACTGTTTCAGAACAGATAGGAATGGAGTGGGATGTGCAGTCACTGCACATCAACCTGATAACACTCACAGGACATATTGACGAAGACGACGACTATTTCAAAATCATGTGGAATAACTAA
- a CDS encoding aromatic/alkene monooxygenase hydroxylase subunit beta, with the protein MHSTHNFHYKPLWDQDREINDPARTAVVMGDWYDLKDPRQFYYGPYVQNRSKMQETAEGNFKFFEKRGLGDSIDSSLREKIIQLVIPMRHAEVAANLNNMYGTAHGTGTAVTQALIFEAMDRFGNAQYFSKIGLALDGNTGDSLATAKEHWMSNPAWQGVRAYCEKTLTIKDWFEAFIAQDIVLDTLINDLYYRQFDEWLTNNNGRDLLLLMEFMQDRAKDSQRWSDSVLKVVVTESEHNSNQVLAWISTWRIRAQEALEPLASALLGDKALADAFAVLEKRLTKVGLNC; encoded by the coding sequence GTGCATTCAACGCACAACTTCCACTACAAACCGCTGTGGGATCAAGATCGTGAAATCAATGATCCAGCTAGAACCGCTGTGGTTATGGGTGATTGGTATGACCTTAAGGATCCTCGCCAATTTTACTATGGCCCCTATGTTCAAAACCGTTCAAAGATGCAAGAGACGGCTGAGGGCAACTTTAAGTTTTTTGAGAAACGTGGACTTGGAGACAGCATTGACAGTAGTTTGCGAGAAAAAATTATTCAGCTAGTGATCCCCATGCGCCATGCCGAGGTAGCTGCCAACTTAAACAATATGTACGGCACTGCACATGGCACAGGAACTGCAGTCACGCAGGCGCTCATTTTTGAGGCAATGGATCGATTTGGTAACGCACAATACTTCTCAAAAATAGGACTGGCCCTCGACGGTAATACAGGTGATTCACTAGCTACGGCTAAAGAGCACTGGATGAGTAATCCTGCCTGGCAGGGGGTGAGAGCCTACTGTGAAAAAACGCTAACGATAAAGGACTGGTTTGAGGCCTTTATTGCGCAAGACATAGTCTTAGACACGTTAATCAACGACCTTTACTACCGTCAATTCGATGAATGGCTTACCAACAATAATGGGCGAGACTTACTCTTACTAATGGAGTTCATGCAGGATCGTGCTAAGGATTCTCAGCGCTGGTCTGACTCGGTTCTCAAAGTGGTAGTCACAGAGAGTGAGCATAATAGCAATCAGGTTCTGGCTTGGATCAGCACATGGCGTATTCGTGCTCAAGAAGCGCTTGAACCGCTTGCCAGTGCTTTGCTTGGCGATAAAGCCCTAGCAGACGCCTTTGCTGTGCTTGAAAAACGACTGACCAAAGTGGGTCTGAACTGCTAA
- a CDS encoding phenol hydroxylase subunit, translating into MRRFEVGDKSKYVRIRNIVRDQFVEFDFAIDDPRLYVELILPKKAFDEFCIANQVTEMTPEQCQLVDEDAEKWRYGTDTLAAKHNR; encoded by the coding sequence ATGCGAAGGTTTGAGGTGGGAGATAAAAGTAAGTATGTACGCATACGAAACATTGTTCGAGATCAGTTCGTGGAATTTGATTTCGCTATTGATGATCCTCGTCTCTACGTTGAGCTGATACTGCCGAAAAAGGCATTTGATGAATTTTGCATCGCCAACCAAGTCACTGAAATGACACCTGAGCAGTGCCAACTGGTTGACGAAGATGCTGAAAAGTGGCGCTACGGTACCGACACCCTCGCAGCCAAACACAACAGATGA
- a CDS encoding YCF48-related protein: protein MNFVSSVNSASDTNGCTAGHSNPSCLHKGSGLIRHFSSAAILAMAGFLCACEARLNLSGVEDTLNQPIRRTDQLMVLEHVGETLVMLGNDGLLLRRPIEGEVWQRDQLGDADNHPDFISGAVCGDGSLVALSYQADVWHSRDQGESWQTYSLPTDEDVQDIDCTQSNELWVVGSFSTMLHSSAAGQEWEVTTLDEDAMLTAVTFSSAEQGYSAGEFGLLAVTKDAGDSWTVVDLIGDELYPLAVHFDLAGNGWVGGLQGVIMRSRDGGESWERTDTPTESPIYKFLMVGEKLIATGDQGVILQWSEGAWRKVETPDIPTYFRAGVALDNQRALIAGGWGVLLPLSLDASL from the coding sequence GTGAATTTTGTTTCATCTGTAAATAGTGCGTCTGATACTAACGGTTGTACTGCTGGCCATTCTAATCCGAGTTGCCTGCACAAGGGCTCGGGCCTCATTCGACATTTCTCCAGCGCAGCCATTCTCGCCATGGCTGGCTTCCTCTGCGCCTGTGAGGCGCGTTTAAATCTCTCTGGCGTCGAAGACACTCTCAATCAGCCTATCCGTCGCACCGACCAGCTTATGGTGTTAGAGCATGTTGGCGAAACCTTGGTCATGTTGGGTAATGACGGACTGCTGCTGAGACGGCCCATAGAGGGTGAGGTTTGGCAGCGTGACCAGCTTGGTGATGCCGATAACCATCCGGACTTTATCAGTGGAGCTGTGTGTGGTGATGGTTCGCTGGTGGCTTTGTCTTATCAGGCGGACGTTTGGCATTCCCGTGATCAGGGTGAATCGTGGCAAACCTATTCCTTGCCAACAGATGAGGATGTTCAAGACATTGATTGTACTCAGAGCAACGAACTATGGGTCGTCGGTAGCTTTTCAACAATGCTTCACAGTTCTGCTGCAGGTCAAGAGTGGGAGGTCACCACTCTGGATGAAGATGCAATGCTAACCGCCGTTACTTTTTCTAGTGCCGAACAGGGCTATTCAGCTGGAGAGTTCGGCTTACTGGCAGTCACTAAGGATGCTGGGGACAGTTGGACTGTTGTTGATCTGATCGGCGATGAATTGTACCCATTGGCAGTTCACTTTGATCTTGCGGGTAACGGTTGGGTGGGAGGTTTGCAGGGTGTGATTATGCGATCCCGCGACGGTGGAGAGAGCTGGGAGCGAACCGACACACCTACTGAATCTCCAATCTACAAATTTTTGATGGTGGGTGAAAAGCTTATAGCCACCGGTGATCAGGGCGTTATTCTTCAATGGTCGGAAGGGGCTTGGCGGAAAGTCGAAACGCCCGATATACCGACTTACTTTCGTGCTGGGGTTGCGCTGGATAATCAACGCGCCCTTATAGCCGGCGGTTGGGGTGTTTTACTACCCCTGTCTTTAGACGCCTCTCTTTAA
- a CDS encoding MMPL family transporter, whose amino-acid sequence MSEQSHFFNRVEISLFANPKLVLLAIFATTLFFAWQIPSVKMYSDFADLLPQKHPYIELHNEIKDNFGGANVIIVGVEVEEGNIFSNETLELIHQVTQAVDNLPGVNHNLVSSFTHRTTRKVWLTEMGNIVSDPYYRPQDPLMSAEALTELSKAVVANPQVYGPLVSSDMKTALIKAQLNEGALDYEKTFAQLQQLRADYAREGINIYATGQPVLVGWAYYYKDQIFQILVFTALIMVTLLIFHFRSWYGVLVPLAGVLVSTTWGIGIISLFGYNLDPLGLVIPFLISARAMSHGIQLVERYYAELEETRNSHDAARRTFENLFRPGSLGVVSDAVGLLLIAIGSIPLNTKLAHYSSLWALSIIITVLLAVPLLLSVLPKPSKTQLKQNVLRHVADSASGVVVANPALILMVGLVLTVGGGFVASHVTIGESEPGSPILYQDHDYNISSKAINDSFPGSEELYIVAEHRDEGGMKKPEVLRELEALQRHMLLDPDVGGSKGMPDLIKQVNRLLHNNDPRWQQIPKDEFYVGGLMFAYMASSPIPGALKEFVDPSERVANLVFFYKDHQGETIRRAIHTAKQWIEENDGKVDGLSIRLAGGTIGVTAAMNEAAFDTNKVVLPLVFLLIFAFVMIFYRSLQAGFMMFVAMFFATTLTYAYMGLAEVGININTVPIIAVGVGVGIDYSIYMMDRIREEMVRRGDLRESVRAALRTTGLAVSFTAITLIAGIVMWIFLSDLRFQADAALLLSVMVVLNGIAALWLVPSWVLVFKPKFITQLSDDAGEIIQRNHSQAPSEDL is encoded by the coding sequence ATGTCTGAGCAATCTCATTTTTTTAATCGAGTTGAAATAAGTCTGTTTGCCAATCCTAAATTGGTTCTTCTGGCAATTTTTGCTACGACATTGTTTTTTGCATGGCAGATACCCAGCGTAAAAATGTACTCAGATTTTGCAGACTTACTGCCACAAAAACATCCTTATATCGAACTTCACAATGAGATAAAAGATAACTTTGGCGGCGCTAATGTGATCATAGTGGGCGTTGAAGTTGAAGAGGGAAACATATTTTCCAATGAGACGTTAGAGCTCATCCACCAGGTGACTCAAGCCGTGGATAATCTGCCTGGCGTTAACCACAATCTGGTTTCTAGTTTTACTCACCGCACGACTCGAAAGGTGTGGCTCACTGAGATGGGCAATATTGTCTCGGACCCATATTATAGACCCCAAGACCCCCTGATGAGTGCAGAGGCATTGACTGAGCTGAGTAAGGCAGTTGTCGCTAATCCTCAGGTCTATGGCCCTTTGGTCTCGTCCGACATGAAGACCGCGTTAATTAAGGCACAGCTCAACGAGGGAGCGCTCGATTACGAAAAGACCTTTGCGCAGCTACAACAATTGCGCGCAGATTATGCTCGCGAAGGGATCAATATCTATGCCACTGGTCAGCCGGTGCTGGTTGGCTGGGCCTACTACTACAAAGATCAAATTTTCCAGATTTTAGTTTTTACTGCGCTGATTATGGTAACGCTACTGATCTTTCATTTTCGTTCATGGTATGGCGTGCTGGTTCCGTTGGCTGGAGTGTTGGTGTCTACTACTTGGGGCATTGGGATTATTTCGCTGTTTGGCTACAACCTCGACCCACTGGGTTTGGTGATTCCCTTTCTAATCTCGGCGCGAGCGATGTCGCATGGGATTCAGCTAGTCGAGCGTTACTATGCAGAACTTGAAGAAACGAGAAATTCTCATGATGCTGCACGGCGTACTTTTGAAAACCTGTTCCGCCCAGGCTCATTGGGAGTTGTCTCAGACGCAGTGGGACTATTGCTGATTGCAATTGGCTCTATTCCACTCAATACCAAATTGGCCCACTACTCGTCTCTTTGGGCGCTGAGCATCATTATAACCGTGCTGTTAGCCGTCCCTTTGCTGTTGTCTGTGCTGCCTAAACCGTCCAAAACACAGCTAAAACAAAATGTGTTGCGTCACGTCGCTGATTCCGCCAGCGGGGTTGTCGTCGCTAATCCAGCGTTAATTTTGATGGTCGGACTGGTTCTCACCGTTGGTGGTGGCTTTGTAGCCTCCCATGTGACCATCGGTGAATCGGAGCCTGGATCACCTATTCTGTATCAGGATCACGACTACAATATCTCGTCTAAAGCGATCAACGACAGTTTTCCTGGTTCAGAGGAGCTTTATATAGTCGCCGAGCATCGCGATGAGGGTGGTATGAAAAAGCCCGAAGTGCTGCGAGAGCTAGAAGCTCTGCAACGCCATATGCTGCTCGATCCAGATGTGGGTGGTTCCAAGGGGATGCCCGACCTGATAAAACAAGTAAATCGGTTACTGCACAATAACGATCCGCGCTGGCAGCAGATACCCAAAGATGAGTTTTATGTGGGTGGTTTGATGTTTGCCTACATGGCGTCTAGCCCAATTCCTGGGGCTTTGAAAGAGTTTGTTGATCCTTCGGAACGTGTAGCTAACCTAGTCTTTTTTTATAAAGATCACCAGGGTGAGACTATCCGTCGTGCTATCCACACGGCGAAGCAGTGGATCGAAGAAAATGATGGCAAGGTTGATGGTCTAAGTATTCGCCTTGCTGGCGGTACCATCGGTGTTACAGCAGCAATGAACGAAGCGGCCTTCGATACTAACAAGGTTGTGTTGCCGCTGGTATTTTTGCTGATCTTCGCTTTTGTAATGATTTTCTACCGCTCGCTCCAGGCCGGTTTCATGATGTTCGTGGCAATGTTCTTCGCCACTACGCTTACCTATGCCTACATGGGCTTGGCAGAGGTCGGCATCAATATCAATACGGTGCCGATTATTGCGGTCGGCGTAGGTGTCGGTATCGATTATTCCATTTATATGATGGACCGTATCCGCGAGGAGATGGTGCGTCGTGGTGACCTGCGAGAGTCGGTGCGTGCGGCACTGCGCACCACTGGACTGGCGGTCAGCTTTACAGCAATTACTTTGATTGCTGGGATCGTGATGTGGATTTTTCTCTCCGATTTACGCTTTCAGGCTGATGCGGCTCTGCTGCTCAGTGTCATGGTAGTGCTCAACGGTATCGCCGCTCTCTGGCTAGTGCCGTCTTGGGTACTGGTCTTTAAACCGAAGTTTATAACCCAATTGTCTGATGATGCCGGTGAAATTATCCAGCGGAATCACTCACAAGCCCCGTCTGAAGATTTGTGA
- a CDS encoding DUF1302 domain-containing protein has protein sequence MYLQSSMKRLAFGLTVAGIASAAMVESALSRDVEWSGFGEEVVHHRKDIGISKARSGFQLEGLKFVGDVGPFSNVSVNGIMRISYDAVYDLNDDEYGDKAGGAAFLNSYGLANIGAPTLVPVNGDGLGPAGGLNVGNFAVINILGPRVEEITGAPAGTFSGPTGMLAGNTFVDSYPDNPNVGMITLGDHLRNHADGVAFGVPVRPCDTDSRGCINDYMDADKKELASPEIFSDRADWLRELYVDATLLGSGDNEINFRLGKQQVIWGRTDLFRVLDVINPVDYSRNNIYDELEDIRIPMWMLKADFRFGATGSFDDLNMQVVWNFDKFRPNNLGQCGTPNVILDAGCFFRGMKNLWDNGGTVANFAPFDPADPSLGLLATNFGPQTIGIRNVDLPSWKLSNTQLGFKVEGVSGDFGWSVNALTYRSQLPSLRAGNVEVVNPFTGGAAQTYDHLIAFDVAFPRVNLVGASVDYYSQAIDTVFRVEIAGTQGEEFANTLRPELYSESDVVRFVVGADKNFFIRALNKDRAFLISGQIFGQHLLDHELGQATLGKVGMPDWEKNHIATLLVKGWWMNDRLSPQVIMAHDFRAGATVISPSIDWLISDNWQLVLTGNYKTGGSDHKFDDCRLCNPFGPFTTSIPALPEHGADGLTSGSAGLTGFEPLGRFRSGPLGMAEKEDEIQIAIRYRF, from the coding sequence ATGTATTTACAAAGCTCTATGAAACGTCTGGCCTTTGGCCTTACAGTCGCTGGAATTGCCAGTGCTGCAATGGTTGAAAGTGCTCTTAGTAGAGACGTCGAATGGTCCGGTTTTGGCGAAGAGGTGGTTCACCACCGCAAAGATATCGGTATTTCCAAAGCGCGCAGTGGCTTCCAGCTGGAGGGACTAAAGTTTGTTGGCGACGTTGGCCCATTTAGCAATGTCAGCGTCAACGGTATTATGCGCATTAGCTACGACGCCGTGTATGATTTGAATGACGATGAATATGGCGATAAGGCCGGTGGCGCAGCGTTCCTCAACTCCTATGGATTGGCCAATATTGGCGCGCCGACTTTGGTGCCGGTTAACGGCGATGGTCTTGGTCCTGCTGGTGGCCTCAATGTAGGCAACTTCGCCGTAATTAACATTTTAGGACCAAGAGTGGAGGAGATTACGGGGGCGCCCGCGGGAACATTTTCTGGTCCTACAGGCATGCTGGCAGGTAATACATTTGTGGATAGTTACCCCGACAACCCGAATGTCGGCATGATTACCCTGGGTGATCATCTGCGCAACCATGCCGATGGCGTTGCCTTCGGTGTGCCGGTGCGTCCTTGTGATACCGACAGTCGCGGCTGTATCAATGACTACATGGATGCCGACAAAAAAGAGTTAGCATCACCGGAGATATTTAGCGATCGCGCCGACTGGCTGCGTGAACTCTATGTCGATGCCACGTTATTGGGAAGTGGTGATAATGAAATTAACTTCCGTCTCGGTAAGCAGCAGGTGATCTGGGGTCGTACGGATCTGTTCCGCGTTCTTGATGTGATTAACCCTGTGGATTACTCGCGTAACAACATCTACGACGAGTTGGAAGATATTCGTATTCCGATGTGGATGCTCAAGGCTGACTTTCGCTTTGGCGCCACCGGCTCGTTCGATGACTTGAACATGCAGGTGGTGTGGAACTTCGATAAGTTCCGTCCCAACAACCTCGGGCAGTGCGGTACCCCCAATGTGATTTTGGATGCGGGATGTTTCTTCCGTGGTATGAAGAATTTGTGGGATAACGGTGGCACTGTTGCCAACTTTGCGCCATTTGACCCAGCAGACCCGAGTCTAGGACTTTTGGCTACCAACTTTGGACCGCAGACCATTGGTATTCGGAATGTCGACCTGCCCTCATGGAAACTCTCGAATACTCAGTTAGGTTTTAAGGTTGAGGGTGTGAGCGGTGATTTTGGTTGGTCTGTCAATGCCTTAACCTATCGCTCGCAGCTGCCTTCACTGCGTGCTGGCAATGTTGAAGTGGTTAATCCATTTACCGGCGGAGCTGCACAGACTTATGACCATCTAATTGCTTTCGATGTGGCTTTTCCCCGAGTAAATTTAGTTGGCGCTTCGGTGGATTACTATTCGCAGGCTATTGATACTGTATTTCGTGTAGAGATAGCGGGCACTCAGGGTGAAGAGTTTGCCAATACCCTGCGCCCTGAACTCTACTCGGAGTCGGATGTGGTGCGCTTTGTCGTTGGTGCAGACAAAAATTTCTTTATCCGCGCGCTCAATAAAGATCGTGCCTTCTTGATTTCAGGTCAAATCTTTGGTCAGCATTTACTCGACCATGAACTAGGTCAAGCGACTTTGGGCAAAGTAGGTATGCCTGATTGGGAGAAGAATCACATTGCTACGCTATTGGTCAAAGGTTGGTGGATGAATGATCGGTTAAGCCCTCAGGTGATTATGGCGCATGACTTCCGCGCTGGTGCGACAGTGATATCGCCCTCTATCGATTGGTTAATTAGTGACAATTGGCAGCTAGTGCTGACCGGCAATTACAAAACCGGTGGTAGCGATCATAAGTTTGACGACTGTCGCTTATGTAATCCCTTTGGACCGTTCACCACGTCTATCCCCGCTTTGCCAGAGCATGGTGCTGATGGTTTAACCTCAGGCTCAGCAGGCCTGACTGGTTTCGAACCGCTCGGGCGCTTTCGTTCTGGCCCATTGGGCATGGCAGAGAAAGAAGACGAGATCCAAATTGCTATTCGTTACCGTTTCTAA
- a CDS encoding DUF1329 domain-containing protein → MNYKTLIKMTIAAALLPVISVSATPVDDSFYPYNNSTPTYSGLTPGMTLTANNIGQFPGVIDPEMAAAIAAGDVEIKVGKTTSFDLHPNYVKATRENAGNVKLGEQVGEINGWVAGRPFTEEPAQDDPRAGEKLAWNYKYGYNWGDNAAIYPFYWKYRNMESGEVERTLKFNFHFLNYQGRVNQEPLPNIEPNPSNLYRSIYVQVLAPYDVKNTQLLIQRNADDLKRDNAWLYLGFQRRVRRLATGQVTDAFLGSDIMIEDFEGYNGRVSDMKWNFIETKNVLLPFYNHNDMALDTETHQDSDGYQVAAFSGKGGCYPDVEWQLRKAYVVEAVPLDSNHPMSKRVFYMDAQTFTIPRTNIYDRAGNLWKKWIIGQAHPDHHLPKNKGSGVSIDDAFAMVDIQANHCTTGQFKGQVDPSLTPTSLFTPQNMRATGR, encoded by the coding sequence ATGAACTATAAGACACTAATAAAAATGACGATTGCCGCCGCACTGCTGCCAGTTATTTCAGTATCAGCGACCCCGGTTGACGATTCGTTTTACCCTTATAACAACAGCACGCCGACTTATTCTGGATTGACGCCAGGTATGACGTTGACGGCCAATAATATTGGCCAATTCCCGGGCGTTATCGATCCAGAAATGGCGGCCGCTATTGCAGCTGGAGATGTGGAGATTAAGGTAGGTAAAACTACCTCATTCGATTTGCATCCAAACTACGTAAAAGCAACCCGAGAAAACGCTGGTAATGTGAAGCTGGGTGAACAAGTCGGTGAAATTAATGGTTGGGTTGCAGGGCGTCCGTTTACAGAAGAGCCTGCACAAGATGATCCTCGCGCAGGGGAAAAGTTAGCCTGGAACTATAAGTATGGTTACAACTGGGGCGACAATGCGGCGATCTATCCGTTCTATTGGAAGTACCGCAACATGGAGAGCGGTGAGGTAGAGCGAACCCTAAAGTTTAATTTTCACTTTTTGAATTACCAAGGACGAGTCAACCAGGAGCCGCTACCAAATATTGAGCCCAACCCTTCAAACCTCTATCGCTCAATCTATGTTCAAGTGTTGGCTCCCTATGATGTAAAGAACACTCAATTACTGATCCAGCGTAACGCTGACGATCTAAAACGTGATAACGCTTGGCTTTACCTCGGCTTCCAGCGTCGCGTGCGTCGTCTGGCGACCGGGCAGGTGACCGATGCATTCCTTGGGTCAGATATTATGATTGAGGATTTCGAAGGTTATAACGGCCGTGTCTCCGATATGAAGTGGAACTTTATTGAGACTAAAAATGTCTTGCTGCCTTTTTACAATCACAACGATATGGCTCTTGATACAGAGACCCATCAAGACAGTGACGGCTACCAAGTTGCCGCGTTTTCTGGCAAGGGTGGATGCTACCCTGATGTTGAGTGGCAACTGCGTAAAGCCTATGTCGTGGAGGCGGTCCCATTAGACAGCAATCACCCTATGAGCAAGCGCGTTTTCTATATGGACGCACAGACTTTTACCATTCCGCGGACTAACATTTATGATCGTGCTGGTAACCTGTGGAAAAAATGGATCATTGGTCAGGCTCATCCAGACCATCACTTGCCAAAAAACAAAGGTTCAGGAGTCTCTATTGATGACGCCTTTGCAATGGTGGATATACAGGCCAACCACTGCACTACTGGCCAGTTTAAGGGGCAAGTGGATCCAAGTCTGACGCCAACATCGCTCTTTACGCCACAGAATATGCGTGCAACTGGGCGGTAA
- a CDS encoding sigma 54-interacting transcriptional regulator: MDSDAPKLDVSQVTPHIAFSSEEGKVWLNEQRVILFSQAALGKFRKEVYDTIGQERCKSFFLRLGYQLGILDGELARSSGAEMSIKDRFNLGPELHALRGMVLPELQRLVVSEKGGEFICEVVWFNSYEVEICANEMGPMDEPGCWNLTGYASGYSSSLLQREIFFQELECRSCGGERCFAVGKPAAEWDNYEQLKRYYQSDPLLEELSKLQTTVEALKESLNEGDKLPNIVGSSKPFKHALEMVTKASDSKVSVLLLGETGVGKEVLARAVHITSDRADKPFIAVNCAAIPPDLIESELFGVEKGAYTGANQSRMGRFERADKGTIMLDEVIELTPRAQATLLRVLQESEFERVGDNKVRKIDVRVVAATNEDLSVAVEQGRFRADLYYRLSAYPINIPPLRERKEDIPLFVTHFLEKYRALYNKNVLGITDRGMEMLCGYRWPGNIRELENVVERAVILADINGVISMESMFPESALRPSEAKVLDPAGKLQNQIFPEGVDANELVDSLLSSGFELEKFEKTMLTSALQKTQGNISKAARLVGLSRPAFAYRMKKMTAQ, encoded by the coding sequence ATGGACAGTGATGCACCTAAATTAGATGTAAGCCAAGTGACTCCGCACATTGCTTTTTCCAGTGAGGAGGGCAAAGTCTGGCTCAATGAGCAGCGAGTCATATTGTTCTCGCAAGCTGCTCTGGGCAAGTTCCGCAAGGAAGTCTATGACACCATTGGGCAAGAACGCTGCAAGTCGTTTTTTCTGCGCCTGGGTTATCAGCTAGGGATACTCGACGGTGAATTGGCGCGCAGCAGTGGTGCGGAAATGTCGATCAAAGATCGCTTTAATTTGGGTCCGGAATTACATGCCCTGCGCGGTATGGTGCTGCCGGAATTGCAACGCCTGGTTGTCAGTGAGAAAGGTGGTGAATTCATCTGCGAAGTAGTCTGGTTCAACTCCTATGAGGTGGAGATCTGCGCCAACGAAATGGGGCCGATGGATGAGCCTGGCTGTTGGAATCTAACGGGTTACGCCAGTGGTTACAGTTCGTCGCTGTTGCAACGAGAGATATTTTTTCAGGAGTTGGAGTGCCGTAGTTGTGGTGGTGAGCGCTGCTTCGCTGTAGGCAAGCCTGCAGCAGAATGGGACAATTATGAACAGCTCAAGCGTTACTACCAATCCGACCCTCTACTCGAAGAATTAAGCAAATTGCAGACGACAGTGGAGGCGCTCAAAGAATCCCTCAATGAGGGCGATAAACTGCCTAATATTGTTGGCTCATCAAAACCTTTTAAACACGCACTGGAAATGGTGACTAAAGCCTCAGACAGTAAAGTATCTGTATTGCTGTTGGGAGAAACTGGAGTCGGCAAAGAGGTGCTGGCGCGTGCAGTACATATCACCAGCGATCGTGCCGATAAACCTTTTATCGCAGTGAACTGCGCTGCAATACCCCCCGACTTGATCGAGTCTGAACTTTTCGGTGTGGAAAAGGGTGCCTATACGGGTGCCAATCAGTCGCGGATGGGGCGCTTTGAGCGCGCCGACAAGGGCACTATCATGCTCGATGAGGTAATTGAACTTACGCCTCGCGCGCAGGCAACGTTATTGCGTGTGTTGCAAGAGAGCGAGTTTGAGCGAGTGGGAGACAACAAGGTCCGTAAGATTGATGTCCGCGTCGTCGCCGCTACCAATGAGGATTTAAGTGTTGCCGTGGAGCAGGGACGATTTCGCGCTGACCTTTACTACCGTTTAAGTGCTTATCCCATCAATATTCCACCGCTGCGTGAGCGAAAAGAAGATATCCCTCTCTTTGTTACGCATTTTTTGGAGAAATACCGAGCTCTCTACAACAAAAATGTACTCGGTATTACTGATCGTGGTATGGAAATGTTATGTGGTTATAGGTGGCCGGGCAATATTCGAGAGCTGGAAAATGTGGTTGAGCGGGCTGTCATTTTGGCCGATATCAATGGCGTTATTAGTATGGAGTCCATGTTCCCAGAAAGTGCTCTACGACCTTCAGAGGCTAAGGTGCTAGACCCCGCAGGTAAACTGCAAAATCAGATATTCCCGGAGGGGGTTGACGCTAATGAGTTAGTCGATTCTCTCCTCTCCTCGGGCTTTGAGCTAGAGAAATTTGAAAAAACGATGTTAACCTCGGCGCTGCAAAAAACCCAGGGCAATATCTCCAAAGCGGCGAGATTAGTTGGCCTAAGTCGTCCGGCTTTTGCTTATCGGATGAAAAAAATGACTGCTCAGTGA